The Micropterus dolomieu isolate WLL.071019.BEF.003 ecotype Adirondacks unplaced genomic scaffold, ASM2129224v1 contig_10028, whole genome shotgun sequence genome includes the window attttagcttcattacactggctcccagtatgttttagaattgactttaaaattctattgatcacttttaaagctcttcatggcctctcgccttgttatatttctgaccttttagtcccatacgcaccagcacgtaccttgagatcctcgggcagaggtctgttgtctgttccagagtctcgactgaaaactaaaggggacagagcgtttgctgtcagggccccgaggctctggaacagcctgcccgaggaaatcaggtcggctgagtcagtgaactcttttaagccccttcttaaaacatacttttataggagagcttttcctgatcttatttgactttattttatcccttttattttattgtattttactaattttatataaatttttcatgctcttatcttgtttttttgtattattctttacacttgttaaagcactttgtaacttgtttttgaaaagtgctctacaaataaggattattattattatattattattatgtaaacCTCCTGATCCAAACTCAGAGGGGCATCGAGTACAGGAGACAGGCAGGATGTCCTAAACCAAAGagcattaacattaaacattaaattagtGAAACAGCTGGACGATGTTCTATGGCTGCAGTAACGACCTCACATCAGCACGTACAGATATTTGTTCTTCTTTCcttatttgattaaataaaagttaaatgtaacaaatgttgAGGAATGATGATAGAAAGTGAAAGACAGGAGTTTGTGATTTTATATGATTGTGGGTAAACTATAGggacactgtgtttgtgtgaacttcacctcacagctttagtgatgtcactgaacaATGTTAGGTAGATATTAAAAACCTGCTCCCTTTAATAACCTGATCTCTCAAACAGGTTTCACTCTGAAGAATGGAAGGTCTCTACTTTAACAGCACCTCACAGAACCAAACTCAACTCAACTCAGCAACATCACCTATGGCTACAATGGTTACATCAACAGCGACTATGAGTATTACATGAAAGTTTTTCTCATGAATGTGGTGACATACATAATCATTGCCACTGGCCTCCTGTTGACCCTCGTGGCCATCTATTCTCTTTATTCTATGTTATGTACATTCTGACTGagagttatttatttgtaaaatagtataacagtgagttaaaattaaacagatttttaaattaccttcaccagcatgcagcaaaataagagagttcaaaaattaaactttgtaaaatctttgctagtgctttgtcttacaaacttgcCAACTTGCCAAGAGACTAGGAGGGGTTACCATAGGCCAATGATGGGAGTCTGCGAAAATAAAAGGAGTCCATTTAGTCATTCAGAAACATATAACAAAACTATTCCACAACAACCTAAACATGAGCAAGAGAGCAGCCAATTCAAAGATGATCAGCCAGACACCTGTAACGAGTTATCAAAACTCAACCCCGGGAGGAGCCCCCAAGAAACAAGTGTTGTATTTGAGCCGGATCCAGACGCCGCCCCCCGATACACTTCATGAGGAAGGAATTTAGATTCAGGACGTGTCTGGGGGTATGCATTCAATTATGATGTAAACTAACTTTGTTTTTAGCAGTTGAAGAAAGGTGAAACATTCGGACCCCTCACAGCAAAAGCAACGCTCACATCAACGGACTGGgcttttactgctttactgtaattattttaatttattctttacttgattaataataaagactgacttgattccaaatcaatgaagaaacctcctactgatcctttgctggccccggagattcctcctttacttataactcactgctatactttttttaatgataaatttattgccataaacacctactagtcaagttcatgttttattacttaataaagtctttaaatcaatgaaaaacctcctccaattatcagtcaaaaacacacaacggaaggatgtacgcacccctcttatcagttacacacacgCATATTTACGGTTTGGGCGGGACCGgatacacccctcttatcagaTACATACACTTATCCGGTATGGAGGCGGGACCGGAAGTAGCTGTCAAAattagtttgatggaatgtcatgtatatttctctctcttgctcatttaaaaacattcatctaaaggAACCTCAAGAATTCAAATAATCTAAAATAATATCTGCTTTGCTTCTGGGATTAAAGGAGAATAATGACAGACATCAACTTCCAGCTCCaaactaataaaacacattttatttccatgtgtTGAAGCCATCACAGTGAACCAGAGCAAGTTGACATAAACATCATTCATACTGATGGACTGCTGATATCATTGCTGTccattctgcagcaacacacagaggccaaaaGCTTGTCTATGAACCCTTTCCTCATGAAGACATACAGGAACAAGTCTGCAAGAGGACTGAACCTAACAATCATAAGAGACAGAATTAAATTGGTCGTGTCATGAATTATACCCAGGTACCAAATGATGCTGGACAGGAACAGCAGCGTGTAAATAAGCAGCACCAGAACCAAAACTCCCACAGTTCGTCGTTTTTCATCAGGGGGCGCCGAGATGGAAGCAGACAGGGCTTTGAGGGTCCCAACCACGAAGAAGATTAACAGCgggaagggaaggaggaagaggatgatgaaCATTATGTTTGTCACCAGATTTTCAACAAAGAAATAGAAACGGACGacacagacaggagaaatggcccagaccaggacacagaTCACCACAGAGCTCTTGATGGTTCGTCTGAAGCGGTACCACAGTGGGTGGgcgatgaccaaatacctgtaatacaagatggacacaaagtctttgaggagcttcagagttataaactaatataatgttcagacacagaaggagctccacacatactggatagacagacagatacctTTCCAGGGCGATGCAGACCATGAAGTAAACACTGgcaaacagagcagagaggtaAATATATATGAAGATGTCATGTATCCTCCAATCCACAGTTGGTACCACCTGAACGATCATGTAGCAGAACTGAATCAGGTCGCAAATGAGAAGGTTGATGACGTAGATGGGAGCAACATGATCACTTCTCACCTGCAGGAAAACATTGGTAAAAGTCAACAAGCAGttggaaacatgttgtgaagtccacctcctcccaaatctgtcatcttgctctgcccagcagctgcagtcagagccatttctgactttttcatCCAACAGGAATCTCAGATATGACCCACTGGCCAATCACTGCAGGAACAAGACTAAGGGCCAGATTTcctgcagcttctgcagcagtttttcagcCACAGATATGAAGCGTTCTGGCTcaaacacataataataataataacaataacccTTAttaagttacaaagtgctttaaaaaggggaaagacaata containing:
- the LOC123965528 gene encoding ovarian cancer G-protein coupled receptor 1-like; the protein is GSYLRFLLDEKVRNGSDCSCWAEQDDRFGRRWTSQHVSNCLLTFTNVFLQVRSDHVAPIYVINLLICDLIQFCYMIVQVVPTVDWRIHDIFIYIYLSALFASVYFMVCIALERYLVIAHPLWYRFRRTIKSSVVICVLVWAISPVCVVRFYFFVENLVTNIMFIILFLLPFPLLIFFVVGTLKALSASISAPPDEKRRTVGVLVLVLLIYTLLFLSSIIWYLGIIHDTTNLILSLMIVRFSPLADLFLYVFMRKGFIDKLLASVCCCRMDSNDISSPSV